One genomic region from Bufo bufo chromosome 3, aBufBuf1.1, whole genome shotgun sequence encodes:
- the ARFIP2 gene encoding arfaptin-2 isoform X10 codes for MDIHSTALQVSSTLHPTILQTSTPLLFRSPPLFYRHPLHCSSGLLCSSTDIHSTALQVSSALHPTLLQTSTPLLFRSPPLYTPLFYRHPLHCSSGLLHSTPHYSTDIHSTALQVSSALHPTILQTSTPLLFRSPPLYTSLWYGHPLHCSSGLLRFTPHYSTDIHSTALQVSSALHPTILQTSTPLLFRSPPLCTPFFYRHPLHCSSGLLHSSTDIHSTAFQVSCTLLQTSTPLLFRHPPLCTPLFYRHPFLFRSSIDVCYTHSSSVDIRSKLSSSVDIRCMLSSSVDIRCMLSSSVDIRCMLSSSVDIRCMLSSSVDIRCMLSSSVDHFTLSFSVDIRSTLSFSVDVCYTVSCSVDVCSTLSSSVDIRSTLSSSVDICSTLSSSVDICSTLSSSVDIRSTFSSSVDIRSTLPSSVDIRSTLSSSVDIRSTLFSSVDIHSTLFSSVDIRSTLPSSVDIRSTLPSSVDIRSTLSSSVDIRSTLSSSVDIRSTFSSSVDIRSTLSSSVIVHCLQHFTLVL; via the exons ATGGACATCCACTCCACTGCTCTTCAG GTCTCCTCCACTCTACACCCCACTATTCTACAGACATCCACTCCACTGCTCTTCAGGTCTCCTCCACTCTTCTACAGACATCCACTCCACTGCTCTTCAGGTCTCCTCTGCTCTTCTACAGACATCCACTCCACTGCTCTTCAGGTCTCCTCCGCTCTGCACCCCACTCTTTTACAGACATCCACTCCACTGCTCTTCAGGTCTCCTCCACTCTACACCCCACTCTTTTACAGACATCCACTCCACTGCTCTTCAGGTCTCCTCCACTCTACACCCCATTATTCTACGGACATCCACTCCACTGCTCTTCAGGTCTCCTCCGCTCTACACCCCACTATTCTACAGACATCCACTCCACTGCTCTTCAGGTCTCCTCCGCTCTACACCTCACTATGGTACGGACATCCACTCCACTGCTCTTCAGGTCTCCTCCGCTTTACACCCCACTATTCTACAGACATCCACTCCACTGCTCTTCAGGTCTCCTCCGCTCTACACCCCACTATTCTACAGACATCCACTCCACTGCTCTTCAGGTCCCCCCCGCTCTGCACCCCATTCTTTTACAGACATCCACTCCACTGCTCTTCAGGTCTCCTCCACTCTTCTACAGACATCCACTCCACTGCTTTTCAG GTCTCCTGCACTCTTCTACAGACATCCACTCCACTGCTCTTTAGGCATCCTCCGCTCTGCACCCCACTCTTCTACAGACATCCATTTCTCTTCAGATCATCTATAGACGTCTGCTATACGCACTCATCTTCTGTAGACATTCGATCTAAACTCTCCTCTTCTGTAGACATCCGCTGTATGCTCTCCTCTTCTGTAGACATCCGCTGTATGCTCTCCTCTTCTGTAGACATCCGCTGTATGCTCTCCTCTTCTGTAGACATCCGCTGTATGCTCTCCTCTTCTGTAGACATCCGCTGTATGCTCTCCTCTTCTGTAGACCACTTTACACTCTCCTTTTCTGTAGACATCCGCTCTACACTCTCCTTTTCTGTAGACGTCTGCTATACGGTCTCATGTTCTGTAGACGTCTGCTCTACACTCTCCTCTTCTGTAGACATCCGCTCTACACTCTCCTCTTCTGTAGACATCTGCTCTACACTCTCCTCTTCTGTAGACATCTGCTCTACACTCTCCTCTTCTGTAGACATCCGCTCTACATTCTCCTCTTCTGTAGACATCCGCTCTACACTCCCCTCTTCTGTAGACATCCGCTCTACGCTCTCCTCTTCTGTCGACATCCGCTCTACACTCTTCTCTTCTGTCGACATCCACTCTACACTCTTCTCTTCTGTCGACATCCGCTCTACACTCCCCTCTTCTGTAGACATCCGCTCTACACTCCCCTCTTCTGTAGACATCCGCTCTACACTCTCCTCTTCTGTAGACATCCGCTCTACACTCTCCTCTTCTGTAGACATCCGCTCTACATTCTCCTCTTCTGTAGACATCCGCTCTACGCTCTCCTCTTCTGTTATTGTGCATTGCCTGCAGCACTTCACGCTGGTTCTCTAG
- the ARFIP2 gene encoding arfaptin-2 isoform X12 translates to MDIHSTALQVSSTLHPTILQTSTPLLFRSPPLFYRHPLHCSSGLLCSSTDIHSTALQVSSALHPTILQTSTPLLFRSPPLYTSLWYGHPLHCSSGLLRFTPHYSTDIHSTALQVSSALHPTILQTSTPLLFRSPPLCTPFFYRHPLHCSSGLLHSSTDIHSTAFQVSSALHPTMLRTFTPLLFRSPALFYRHPLHCFSGLLRSTPHYATDIHSTALQVSCTLLQTSTPLLFRHPPLCTPLFYRHPFLFRSSIDVCYTHSSSVDIRSKLSSSVDIRCMLSSSVDIRCMLSSSVDIRCMLSSSVDIRCMLSSSVDIRCMLSSSVDHFTLSFSVDIRSTLSFSVDVCYTVSCSVDVCSTLSSSVDIRSTLSSSVDICSTLSSSVDICSTLSSSVDIRSTFSSSVDIRSTLPSSVDIRSTLSSSVDIRSTLFSSVDIHSTLFSSVDIRSTLPSSVDIRSTLPSSVDIRSTLSSSVDIRSTLSSSVDIRSTFSSSVDIRSTLSSSVIVHCLQHFTLVL, encoded by the exons ATGGACATCCACTCCACTGCTCTTCAG GTCTCCTCCACTCTACACCCCACTATTCTACAGACATCCACTCCACTGCTCTTCAGGTCTCCTCCACTCTTCTACAGACATCCACTCCACTGCTCTTCAGGTCTCCTCTGCTCTTCTACAGACATCCACTCCACTGCTCTTCAG GTCTCCTCCGCTCTACACCCCACTATTCTACAGACATCCACTCCACTGCTCTTCAGGTCTCCTCCGCTCTACACCTCACTATGGTACGGACATCCACTCCACTGCTCTTCAGGTCTCCTCCGCTTTACACCCCACTATTCTACAGACATCCACTCCACTGCTCTTCAGGTCTCCTCCGCTCTACACCCCACTATTCTACAGACATCCACTCCACTGCTCTTCAGGTCCCCCCCGCTCTGCACCCCATTCTTTTACAGACATCCACTCCACTGCTCTTCAGGTCTCCTCCACTCTTCTACAGACATCCACTCCACTGCTTTTCAGGTCTCCTCCGCTCTACACCCCACTATGCTacggacattcactccactgctcTTCAGGTCTCCTGCACTCTTCTACAGACATCCACTCCACTGCTTTTCAGGTCTCCTCCGCTCTACACCCCACTATGCTACGGACATCCACTCCACTGCTCTTCAGGTCTCCTGCACTCTTCTACAGACATCCACTCCACTGCTCTTTAGGCATCCTCCGCTCTGCACCCCACTCTTCTACAGACATCCATTTCTCTTCAGATCATCTATAGACGTCTGCTATACGCACTCATCTTCTGTAGACATTCGATCTAAACTCTCCTCTTCTGTAGACATCCGCTGTATGCTCTCCTCTTCTGTAGACATCCGCTGTATGCTCTCCTCTTCTGTAGACATCCGCTGTATGCTCTCCTCTTCTGTAGACATCCGCTGTATGCTCTCCTCTTCTGTAGACATCCGCTGTATGCTCTCCTCTTCTGTAGACCACTTTACACTCTCCTTTTCTGTAGACATCCGCTCTACACTCTCCTTTTCTGTAGACGTCTGCTATACGGTCTCATGTTCTGTAGACGTCTGCTCTACACTCTCCTCTTCTGTAGACATCCGCTCTACACTCTCCTCTTCTGTAGACATCTGCTCTACACTCTCCTCTTCTGTAGACATCTGCTCTACACTCTCCTCTTCTGTAGACATCCGCTCTACATTCTCCTCTTCTGTAGACATCCGCTCTACACTCCCCTCTTCTGTAGACATCCGCTCTACGCTCTCCTCTTCTGTCGACATCCGCTCTACACTCTTCTCTTCTGTCGACATCCACTCTACACTCTTCTCTTCTGTCGACATCCGCTCTACACTCCCCTCTTCTGTAGACATCCGCTCTACACTCCCCTCTTCTGTAGACATCCGCTCTACACTCTCCTCTTCTGTAGACATCCGCTCTACACTCTCCTCTTCTGTAGACATCCGCTCTACATTCTCCTCTTCTGTAGACATCCGCTCTACGCTCTCCTCTTCTGTTATTGTGCATTGCCTGCAGCACTTCACGCTGGTTCTCTAG
- the ARFIP2 gene encoding arfaptin-2 isoform X4, with amino-acid sequence MDIHSTALQVSTTLHPTLLQTSTPLLSGLLCSSTDIHSTALQVSSALHPTLLQTSTPLLFRSPPLYTPLFYRHPLHCSSGLLHSTPHYSTDIHSTALQVSSALHPTILQTSTPLLFRSPPLYTSLWYGHPLHCSSGLLRFTPHYSTDIHSTALQVSSALHPTILQTSTPLLFRSPPLCTPFFYRHPLHCSSGLLHSSTDIHSTAFQVSSALHPTMLRTFTPLLFRSPALFYRHPLHCFSGLLRSTPHYATDIHSTALQVSCTLLQTSTPLLFRHPPLCTPLFYRHPFLFRSSIDVCYTHSSSVDIRSKLSSSVDIRCMLSSSVDIRCMLSSSVDIRCMLSSSVDIRCMLSSSVDIRCMLSSSVDHFTLSFSVDIRSTLSFSVDVCYTVSCSVDVCSTLSSSVDIRSTLSSSVDICSTLSSSVDICSTLSSSVDIRSTFSSSVDIRSTLPSSVDIRSTLSSSVDIRSTLFSSVDIHSTLFSSVDIRSTLPSSVDIRSTLPSSVDIRSTLSSSVDIRSTLSSSVDIRSTFSSSVDIRSTLSSSVIVHCLQHFTLVL; translated from the exons ATGGACATCCACTCCACTGCTCTTCAGGTCTCAACCACTCTACACCCCACTCTTTTACAGACATCCACTCCACTGCTCTCAG GTCTCCTCTGCTCTTCTACAGACATCCACTCCACTGCTCTTCAGGTCTCCTCCGCTCTGCACCCCACTCTTTTACAGACATCCACTCCACTGCTCTTCAGGTCTCCTCCACTCTACACCCCACTCTTTTACAGACATCCACTCCACTGCTCTTCAGGTCTCCTCCACTCTACACCCCATTATTCTACGGACATCCACTCCACTGCTCTTCAGGTCTCCTCCGCTCTACACCCCACTATTCTACAGACATCCACTCCACTGCTCTTCAGGTCTCCTCCGCTCTACACCTCACTATGGTACGGACATCCACTCCACTGCTCTTCAGGTCTCCTCCGCTTTACACCCCACTATTCTACAGACATCCACTCCACTGCTCTTCAGGTCTCCTCCGCTCTACACCCCACTATTCTACAGACATCCACTCCACTGCTCTTCAGGTCCCCCCCGCTCTGCACCCCATTCTTTTACAGACATCCACTCCACTGCTCTTCAGGTCTCCTCCACTCTTCTACAGACATCCACTCCACTGCTTTTCAGGTCTCCTCCGCTCTACACCCCACTATGCTacggacattcactccactgctcTTCAGGTCTCCTGCACTCTTCTACAGACATCCACTCCACTGCTTTTCAGGTCTCCTCCGCTCTACACCCCACTATGCTACGGACATCCACTCCACTGCTCTTCAGGTCTCCTGCACTCTTCTACAGACATCCACTCCACTGCTCTTTAGGCATCCTCCGCTCTGCACCCCACTCTTCTACAGACATCCATTTCTCTTCAGATCATCTATAGACGTCTGCTATACGCACTCATCTTCTGTAGACATTCGATCTAAACTCTCCTCTTCTGTAGACATCCGCTGTATGCTCTCCTCTTCTGTAGACATCCGCTGTATGCTCTCCTCTTCTGTAGACATCCGCTGTATGCTCTCCTCTTCTGTAGACATCCGCTGTATGCTCTCCTCTTCTGTAGACATCCGCTGTATGCTCTCCTCTTCTGTAGACCACTTTACACTCTCCTTTTCTGTAGACATCCGCTCTACACTCTCCTTTTCTGTAGACGTCTGCTATACGGTCTCATGTTCTGTAGACGTCTGCTCTACACTCTCCTCTTCTGTAGACATCCGCTCTACACTCTCCTCTTCTGTAGACATCTGCTCTACACTCTCCTCTTCTGTAGACATCTGCTCTACACTCTCCTCTTCTGTAGACATCCGCTCTACATTCTCCTCTTCTGTAGACATCCGCTCTACACTCCCCTCTTCTGTAGACATCCGCTCTACGCTCTCCTCTTCTGTCGACATCCGCTCTACACTCTTCTCTTCTGTCGACATCCACTCTACACTCTTCTCTTCTGTCGACATCCGCTCTACACTCCCCTCTTCTGTAGACATCCGCTCTACACTCCCCTCTTCTGTAGACATCCGCTCTACACTCTCCTCTTCTGTAGACATCCGCTCTACACTCTCCTCTTCTGTAGACATCCGCTCTACATTCTCCTCTTCTGTAGACATCCGCTCTACGCTCTCCTCTTCTGTTATTGTGCATTGCCTGCAGCACTTCACGCTGGTTCTCTAG
- the ARFIP2 gene encoding arfaptin-2 isoform X17 yields the protein MDIHSTALQVSSTLHPTILQTSTPLLFRSPPLFYRHPLHCSSGLLCSSTDIHSTALQVSSTLLQTSTPLLFRSPPLYTPLCYGHSLHCSSGLLRSTPHYATDIHSTALQVSCTLLQTSTPLLFRHPPLCTPLFYRHPFLFRSSIDVCYTHSSSVDIRSKLSSSVDIRCMLSSSVDIRCMLSSSVDIRCMLSSSVDIRCMLSSSVDIRCMLSSSVDHFTLSFSVDIRSTLSFSVDVCYTVSCSVDVCSTLSSSVDIRSTLSSSVDICSTLSSSVDICSTLSSSVDIRSTFSSSVDIRSTLPSSVDIRSTLSSSVDIRSTLFSSVDIHSTLFSSVDIRSTLPSSVDIRSTLPSSVDIRSTLSSSVDIRSTLSSSVDIRSTFSSSVDIRSTLSSSVIVHCLQHFTLVL from the exons ATGGACATCCACTCCACTGCTCTTCAG GTCTCCTCCACTCTACACCCCACTATTCTACAGACATCCACTCCACTGCTCTTCAGGTCTCCTCCACTCTTCTACAGACATCCACTCCACTGCTCTTCAGGTCTCCTCTGCTCTTCTACAGACATCCACTCCACTGCTCTTCAG GTCTCCTCCACTCTTCTACAGACATCCACTCCACTGCTTTTCAGGTCTCCTCCGCTCTACACCCCACTATGCTacggacattcactccactgctcTTCAG GTCTCCTCCGCTCTACACCCCACTATGCTACGGACATCCACTCCACTGCTCTTCAGGTCTCCTGCACTCTTCTACAGACATCCACTCCACTGCTCTTTAGGCATCCTCCGCTCTGCACCCCACTCTTCTACAGACATCCATTTCTCTTCAGATCATCTATAGACGTCTGCTATACGCACTCATCTTCTGTAGACATTCGATCTAAACTCTCCTCTTCTGTAGACATCCGCTGTATGCTCTCCTCTTCTGTAGACATCCGCTGTATGCTCTCCTCTTCTGTAGACATCCGCTGTATGCTCTCCTCTTCTGTAGACATCCGCTGTATGCTCTCCTCTTCTGTAGACATCCGCTGTATGCTCTCCTCTTCTGTAGACCACTTTACACTCTCCTTTTCTGTAGACATCCGCTCTACACTCTCCTTTTCTGTAGACGTCTGCTATACGGTCTCATGTTCTGTAGACGTCTGCTCTACACTCTCCTCTTCTGTAGACATCCGCTCTACACTCTCCTCTTCTGTAGACATCTGCTCTACACTCTCCTCTTCTGTAGACATCTGCTCTACACTCTCCTCTTCTGTAGACATCCGCTCTACATTCTCCTCTTCTGTAGACATCCGCTCTACACTCCCCTCTTCTGTAGACATCCGCTCTACGCTCTCCTCTTCTGTCGACATCCGCTCTACACTCTTCTCTTCTGTCGACATCCACTCTACACTCTTCTCTTCTGTCGACATCCGCTCTACACTCCCCTCTTCTGTAGACATCCGCTCTACACTCCCCTCTTCTGTAGACATCCGCTCTACACTCTCCTCTTCTGTAGACATCCGCTCTACACTCTCCTCTTCTGTAGACATCCGCTCTACATTCTCCTCTTCTGTAGACATCCGCTCTACGCTCTCCTCTTCTGTTATTGTGCATTGCCTGCAGCACTTCACGCTGGTTCTCTAG
- the ARFIP2 gene encoding arfaptin-2 isoform X5: protein MDIHSTALQVSSTLHPTILQTSTPLLFRSPPLFYRHPLHCSSGLLCSSTDIHSTALQVSSALHPTLLQTSTPLLFRSPPLYTPLFYRHPLHCSSGLLHSTPHYSTDIHSTALQVSSALHPTILQTSTPLLFRSPPLYTSLWYGHPLHCSSGLLRFTPHYSTDIHSTALQVSSALHPTILQTSTPLLFRSPPLCTPFFYRHPLHCSSGLLHSSTDIHSTAFQVSSALHPTMLRTFTPLLFRSPALFYRHPLHCFSGLLRSTPHYATDIHSTALQVSCTLLQTSTPLLFRHPPLCTPLFYRHPFLFRSSIDVCYTHSSSVDIRSKLSSSVDIRCMLSSSVDHFTLSFSVDIRSTLSFSVDVCYTVSCSVDVCSTLSSSVDIRSTLSSSVDICSTLSSSVDICSTLSSSVDIRSTFSSSVDIRSTLPSSVDIRSTLSSSVDIRSTLFSSVDIHSTLFSSVDIRSTLPSSVDIRSTLPSSVDIRSTLSSSVDIRSTLSSSVDIRSTFSSSVDIRSTLSSSVIVHCLQHFTLVL, encoded by the exons ATGGACATCCACTCCACTGCTCTTCAG GTCTCCTCCACTCTACACCCCACTATTCTACAGACATCCACTCCACTGCTCTTCAGGTCTCCTCCACTCTTCTACAGACATCCACTCCACTGCTCTTCAGGTCTCCTCTGCTCTTCTACAGACATCCACTCCACTGCTCTTCAGGTCTCCTCCGCTCTGCACCCCACTCTTTTACAGACATCCACTCCACTGCTCTTCAGGTCTCCTCCACTCTACACCCCACTCTTTTACAGACATCCACTCCACTGCTCTTCAGGTCTCCTCCACTCTACACCCCATTATTCTACGGACATCCACTCCACTGCTCTTCAGGTCTCCTCCGCTCTACACCCCACTATTCTACAGACATCCACTCCACTGCTCTTCAGGTCTCCTCCGCTCTACACCTCACTATGGTACGGACATCCACTCCACTGCTCTTCAGGTCTCCTCCGCTTTACACCCCACTATTCTACAGACATCCACTCCACTGCTCTTCAGGTCTCCTCCGCTCTACACCCCACTATTCTACAGACATCCACTCCACTGCTCTTCAGGTCCCCCCCGCTCTGCACCCCATTCTTTTACAGACATCCACTCCACTGCTCTTCAGGTCTCCTCCACTCTTCTACAGACATCCACTCCACTGCTTTTCAGGTCTCCTCCGCTCTACACCCCACTATGCTacggacattcactccactgctcTTCAGGTCTCCTGCACTCTTCTACAGACATCCACTCCACTGCTTTTCAGGTCTCCTCCGCTCTACACCCCACTATGCTACGGACATCCACTCCACTGCTCTTCAGGTCTCCTGCACTCTTCTACAGACATCCACTCCACTGCTCTTTAGGCATCCTCCGCTCTGCACCCCACTCTTCTACAGACATCCATTTCTCTTCAGATCATCTATAGACGTCTGCTATACGCACTCATCTTCTGTAGACATTCGATCTAAACTCTCCTCTTCTGTAGAC ATCCGCTGTATGCTCTCCTCTTCTGTAGACCACTTTACACTCTCCTTTTCTGTAGACATCCGCTCTACACTCTCCTTTTCTGTAGACGTCTGCTATACGGTCTCATGTTCTGTAGACGTCTGCTCTACACTCTCCTCTTCTGTAGACATCCGCTCTACACTCTCCTCTTCTGTAGACATCTGCTCTACACTCTCCTCTTCTGTAGACATCTGCTCTACACTCTCCTCTTCTGTAGACATCCGCTCTACATTCTCCTCTTCTGTAGACATCCGCTCTACACTCCCCTCTTCTGTAGACATCCGCTCTACGCTCTCCTCTTCTGTCGACATCCGCTCTACACTCTTCTCTTCTGTCGACATCCACTCTACACTCTTCTCTTCTGTCGACATCCGCTCTACACTCCCCTCTTCTGTAGACATCCGCTCTACACTCCCCTCTTCTGTAGACATCCGCTCTACACTCTCCTCTTCTGTAGACATCCGCTCTACACTCTCCTCTTCTGTAGACATCCGCTCTACATTCTCCTCTTCTGTAGACATCCGCTCTACGCTCTCCTCTTCTGTTATTGTGCATTGCCTGCAGCACTTCACGCTGGTTCTCTAG
- the ARFIP2 gene encoding arfaptin-2 isoform X2 produces MDIHSTALQVSTTLHPTLLQTSTPLLFRSPPLFYRHPLHCSSGLLCSSTDIHSTALQVSSALHPTLLQTSTPLLFRSPPLYTPLFYRHPLHCSSGLLHSTPHYSTDIHSTALQVSSALHPTILQTSTPLLFRSPPLYTSLWYGHPLHCSSGLLRFTPHYSTDIHSTALQVSSALHPTILQTSTPLLFRSPPLCTPFFYRHPLHCSSGLLHSSTDIHSTAFQVSSALHPTMLRTFTPLLFRSPALFYRHPLHCFSGLLRSTPHYATDIHSTALQVSCTLLQTSTPLLFRHPPLCTPLFYRHPFLFRSSIDVCYTHSSSVDIRSKLSSSVDIRCMLSSSVDIRCMLSSSVDIRCMLSSSVDIRCMLSSSVDIRCMLSSSVDHFTLSFSVDIRSTLSFSVDVCYTVSCSVDVCSTLSSSVDIRSTLSSSVDICSTLSSSVDICSTLSSSVDIRSTFSSSVDIRSTLPSSVDIRSTLSSSVDIRSTLFSSVDIHSTLFSSVDIRSTLPSSVDIRSTLPSSVDIRSTLSSSVDIRSTLSSSVDIRSTFSSSVDIRSTLSSSVIVHCLQHFTLVL; encoded by the exons ATGGACATCCACTCCACTGCTCTTCAGGTCTCAACCACTCTACACCCCACTCTTTTACAGAC ATCCACTCCACTGCTCTTCAGGTCTCCTCCACTCTTCTACAGACATCCACTCCACTGCTCTTCAGGTCTCCTCTGCTCTTCTACAGACATCCACTCCACTGCTCTTCAGGTCTCCTCCGCTCTGCACCCCACTCTTTTACAGACATCCACTCCACTGCTCTTCAGGTCTCCTCCACTCTACACCCCACTCTTTTACAGACATCCACTCCACTGCTCTTCAGGTCTCCTCCACTCTACACCCCATTATTCTACGGACATCCACTCCACTGCTCTTCAGGTCTCCTCCGCTCTACACCCCACTATTCTACAGACATCCACTCCACTGCTCTTCAGGTCTCCTCCGCTCTACACCTCACTATGGTACGGACATCCACTCCACTGCTCTTCAGGTCTCCTCCGCTTTACACCCCACTATTCTACAGACATCCACTCCACTGCTCTTCAGGTCTCCTCCGCTCTACACCCCACTATTCTACAGACATCCACTCCACTGCTCTTCAGGTCCCCCCCGCTCTGCACCCCATTCTTTTACAGACATCCACTCCACTGCTCTTCAGGTCTCCTCCACTCTTCTACAGACATCCACTCCACTGCTTTTCAGGTCTCCTCCGCTCTACACCCCACTATGCTacggacattcactccactgctcTTCAGGTCTCCTGCACTCTTCTACAGACATCCACTCCACTGCTTTTCAGGTCTCCTCCGCTCTACACCCCACTATGCTACGGACATCCACTCCACTGCTCTTCAGGTCTCCTGCACTCTTCTACAGACATCCACTCCACTGCTCTTTAGGCATCCTCCGCTCTGCACCCCACTCTTCTACAGACATCCATTTCTCTTCAGATCATCTATAGACGTCTGCTATACGCACTCATCTTCTGTAGACATTCGATCTAAACTCTCCTCTTCTGTAGACATCCGCTGTATGCTCTCCTCTTCTGTAGACATCCGCTGTATGCTCTCCTCTTCTGTAGACATCCGCTGTATGCTCTCCTCTTCTGTAGACATCCGCTGTATGCTCTCCTCTTCTGTAGACATCCGCTGTATGCTCTCCTCTTCTGTAGACCACTTTACACTCTCCTTTTCTGTAGACATCCGCTCTACACTCTCCTTTTCTGTAGACGTCTGCTATACGGTCTCATGTTCTGTAGACGTCTGCTCTACACTCTCCTCTTCTGTAGACATCCGCTCTACACTCTCCTCTTCTGTAGACATCTGCTCTACACTCTCCTCTTCTGTAGACATCTGCTCTACACTCTCCTCTTCTGTAGACATCCGCTCTACATTCTCCTCTTCTGTAGACATCCGCTCTACACTCCCCTCTTCTGTAGACATCCGCTCTACGCTCTCCTCTTCTGTCGACATCCGCTCTACACTCTTCTCTTCTGTCGACATCCACTCTACACTCTTCTCTTCTGTCGACATCCGCTCTACACTCCCCTCTTCTGTAGACATCCGCTCTACACTCCCCTCTTCTGTAGACATCCGCTCTACACTCTCCTCTTCTGTAGACATCCGCTCTACACTCTCCTCTTCTGTAGACATCCGCTCTACATTCTCCTCTTCTGTAGACATCCGCTCTACGCTCTCCTCTTCTGTTATTGTGCATTGCCTGCAGCACTTCACGCTGGTTCTCTAG
- the ARFIP2 gene encoding arfaptin-2 isoform X7, whose translation MVRTSTPLLFRSPPLYTPLFYRHPLHCSSGLLRSTPHYSTDIHSTALQVPPALHPILLQTSTPLLFRSPALFYRHPLHCFSGLLRSTPHYATDIHSTALQVSCTLLQTSTPLLFRHPPLCTPLFYRHPFLFRSSIDVCYTHSSSVDIRSKLSSSVDIRCMLSSSVDIRCMLSSSVDIRCMLSSSVDIRCMLSSSVDIRCMLSSSVDHFTLSFSVDIRSTLSFSVDVCYTVSCSVDVCSTLSSSVDIRSTLSSSVDICSTLSSSVDICSTLSSSVDIRSTFSSSVDIRSTLPSSVDIRSTLSSSVDIRSTLFSSVDIHSTLFSSVDIRSTLPSSVDIRSTLPSSVDIRSTLSSSVDIRSTLSSSVDIRSTFSSSVDIRSTLSSSVIVHCLQHFTLVL comes from the exons ATGGTACGGACATCCACTCCACTGCTCTTCAGGTCTCCTCCGCTTTACACCCCACTATTCTACAGACATCCACTCCACTGCTCTTCAGGTCTCCTCCGCTCTACACCCCACTATTCTACAGACATCCACTCCACTGCTCTTCAGGTCCCCCCCGCTCTGCACCCCATTCTTTTACAGACATCCACTCCACTGCTCTTCAG GTCTCCTGCACTCTTCTACAGACATCCACTCCACTGCTTTTCAGGTCTCCTCCGCTCTACACCCCACTATGCTACGGACATCCACTCCACTGCTCTTCAGGTCTCCTGCACTCTTCTACAGACATCCACTCCACTGCTCTTTAGGCATCCTCCGCTCTGCACCCCACTCTTCTACAGACATCCATTTCTCTTCAGATCATCTATAGACGTCTGCTATACGCACTCATCTTCTGTAGACATTCGATCTAAACTCTCCTCTTCTGTAGACATCCGCTGTATGCTCTCCTCTTCTGTAGACATCCGCTGTATGCTCTCCTCTTCTGTAGACATCCGCTGTATGCTCTCCTCTTCTGTAGACATCCGCTGTATGCTCTCCTCTTCTGTAGACATCCGCTGTATGCTCTCCTCTTCTGTAGACCACTTTACACTCTCCTTTTCTGTAGACATCCGCTCTACACTCTCCTTTTCTGTAGACGTCTGCTATACGGTCTCATGTTCTGTAGACGTCTGCTCTACACTCTCCTCTTCTGTAGACATCCGCTCTACACTCTCCTCTTCTGTAGACATCTGCTCTACACTCTCCTCTTCTGTAGACATCTGCTCTACACTCTCCTCTTCTGTAGACATCCGCTCTACATTCTCCTCTTCTGTAGACATCCGCTCTACACTCCCCTCTTCTGTAGACATCCGCTCTACGCTCTCCTCTTCTGTCGACATCCGCTCTACACTCTTCTCTTCTGTCGACATCCACTCTACACTCTTCTCTTCTGTCGACATCCGCTCTACACTCCCCTCTTCTGTAGACATCCGCTCTACACTCCCCTCTTCTGTAGACATCCGCTCTACACTCTCCTCTTCTGTAGACATCCGCTCTACACTCTCCTCTTCTGTAGACATCCGCTCTACATTCTCCTCTTCTGTAGACATCCGCTCTACGCTCTCCTCTTCTGTTATTGTGCATTGCCTGCAGCACTTCACGCTGGTTCTCTAG